A stretch of Arachis hypogaea cultivar Tifrunner chromosome 15, arahy.Tifrunner.gnm2.J5K5, whole genome shotgun sequence DNA encodes these proteins:
- the LOC140179154 gene encoding putative pentatricopeptide repeat-containing protein At3g13770, mitochondrial gives MSHHRNADVASFCQAGVELAHFQFIPILVPRSWCYYTKLHSCTLRSPSSSRSSSHSSGSQFSSSTLSKPTSIPMSNPPPPTTFMLPFAALAPPKALLPTSRCPPPPTSLLVYNHYLCLVVLQFLGPLVLVFLKWYLPETLVNTLLNMYVKFHLLEEAHKLFDEMPKRNVVSWMTLISAYSQAKLNDTAVRLLIGMLRESVMPNMFTFSSVLRSCERLSDLKQLHSFILKVGLESDDFVRSVLIDVYSKLEELFEAETVFHEMLTGDPVVWSSIIAAFAQHSNGDEALNLYKRMRRAGFLATQLTLTSVLRACTSLSLLELRMKAHVHVLKYDQDLILNNALLDMYCKCGSVKDAKLIFNRMAEKDVISCCYLLKSLTCCIGLKPLIRLGANMPTRAKCMVRWSDFDQYTTVGISHLTPYHNGETNDVVLYFGIIDSLQNYDIGKKLEHAMKRAMNKKKT, from the exons atgagtcatcaccggAATGCTGATGTGGCGTCGTTTTGCCAGGCTGGAGTTGAGCTGGCTCATTTTCAATTTATACCCATATTGGTCCCTCGCAGTTGGTGTTATTATACAAAGCTCCACTCTTGCACGCTTCGCTCTCCCTCTTCCTCGCGTTCTTCATCGCATTCTTCAGGCTCCCAATTCTCTTCCTCTACGCTCTCCAAACCTACATCCATCCCGATGTCCAACCCTCCACCTCCAACGACCTTTATGCTGCCATTCGCCGCCCTAGCGCCCCCAAAGGCCCTGCTCCCGACCTCCCGATGCCCTCCTCCACCTACATCACTACTTGTGTATAATCACTACTTGTGCCTTGTGGTTTTGCAGTTCCTTGGTCCACTTGTGCTGGTATTTCTCAAATGGTACCTTCCAGAGACCTTGGTCAACACACTACTCAATATGTACGTCAAATTCCACCTCTTGGAAGAGGCACACAAGTTGTTCGACGAAATGCCCAAACGAAATGTTGTTTCATGGATGACTTTGATATCTGCTTATTCTCAGGCTAAGCTGAATGATACGGCTGTGAGACTCTTGATTGGTATGCTTAGAGAAAGTGTCATGCCTAACATGTTCactttttcttctgttttgaggtCTTGTGAGAGGCTCTCTGATCTCAAACAGCTTCATTCTTTCATACTGAAGGTGGGGTTGGAGTCTGATGACTTTGTAAGGAGTGTCCTTATTGATGTTTACTCAAAACTGGAAGAGCTGTTTGAAGCTGAGACTGTTTTTCATGAAATGTTGACTGGAGACCCTGTTGTTTGGAGCTCCATCATCGCTGCTTTCGCTCAACACAGCAATGGGGATGAGGCCTTGAACCTTTACAAGAGGATGAGGAGAGCTGGCTTTCTGGCCACACAACTGACTCTCACAAGTGTTCTGAGAGCGTGTACTAGTTTGTCATTGTTGGAGTTAAGGATGAAGGCACATGTCCATGTGCTAAAGTATGATCAAGATCTTATCCTTAACAATGCATTGTTAGATATGTATTGCAAGTGTGGTAGTGTGAAAGATGCAAAGCTCATTTTCAATAGGATGGCTGAGAAGGATGTTATCTCTTGTTGCTATCTCTTAAAAAGCCTAACATGTTGTATAGGCTT GAAACCATTGATTAGGTTGGGTGCCAATATGCCTACAAGAGCAAAGTGCATGGTCCGGTGGAGTGATTTCGATCAATACACAACCGTCGGAATCAGCCATTTGACCCCTTATCACAATGGAGAGACTAACGATGTTGTTCTATATTTTGGGATTATTGATAGCTTGCAAAACTATGATATCGGCAAGAAGCTGGAGCATGCGATGAAGAGAGcgatgaacaagaagaagacataa